A single region of the Abditibacteriota bacterium genome encodes:
- the rplU gene encoding 50S ribosomal protein L21 — protein sequence MYAIIKTSGKQFKVSENDIISVNRLSDVNAGDKIEFKDILLVVDADIKVGTPFVEGAVVEGEVIKNYRGKKINGYIYKPKKDYHKKYGHRQDLTAVKISKITVA from the coding sequence ATGTACGCCATTATCAAGACCAGCGGCAAGCAGTTCAAGGTCTCGGAGAACGACATCATCTCCGTCAACAGACTCTCGGACGTGAACGCCGGCGACAAAATAGAATTCAAGGATATACTTCTGGTGGTGGATGCCGACATCAAGGTAGGCACTCCCTTCGTGGAAGGCGCTGTGGTGGAAGGCGAAGTCATCAAGAACTACCGCGGCAAGAAGATCAACGGCTATATCTACAAGCCCAAGAAGGACTACCACAAGAAATACGGACACAGACAGGATCTGACCGCTGTAAAGATCAGCAAGATCACTGTAGCATAA
- a CDS encoding phenylacetate--CoA ligase: MNYYFNAMAETMSQDQLKTVQLRGLQRTIRNAYINNEFYRSKFDAAGVNPNDIKSLDDLPLLGFIDKNDLRDQFPLGMLCKPEEDIREMHMSSGSTGTPVAMVYDEHDLDQWAECMARCYHMAGVLQGDKVQITPTFGLFNGGFGMYHGARKAGLFVVPASSGNTARQIRLINSFHVKCLTGVVSYTMRIMEVMNEMGVTMPSLKVGIFGAETFSDKMREKIEKGLNIEAFDIYGMTETGGVGTTGMDCAAHDGIHIFEDQYIIEIIDPETGKVLPDGQSGEVVFTSLNRNCIPIIRFKTGDISRIISRETCACGRTHARIDRIKGRIDDMLIVKGVNFFPKQVEQALMEIPGVLSDYRIIIYENHGIKDVRIEVEAEEGVTGYTVEKKLKEVLGFSPKGDVYKPGSLPRSEGKAKRVFYQNENGELV; encoded by the coding sequence ATGAATTACTACTTCAACGCCATGGCGGAGACCATGAGCCAGGATCAGCTGAAGACCGTTCAGCTCCGGGGCCTTCAGAGGACCATCCGCAACGCCTATATCAACAACGAGTTTTACCGCAGCAAGTTTGACGCGGCGGGAGTGAACCCCAACGACATCAAGAGCCTGGACGACCTGCCTCTCCTGGGCTTCATAGACAAGAACGACCTGCGGGACCAGTTCCCCCTGGGCATGCTGTGCAAGCCCGAAGAGGACATCAGGGAAATGCATATGTCCTCGGGTTCCACCGGGACTCCGGTGGCCATGGTGTATGACGAGCACGACCTGGACCAGTGGGCGGAATGTATGGCCCGCTGCTATCATATGGCGGGGGTCCTGCAGGGCGACAAGGTGCAGATCACCCCTACCTTCGGCCTCTTCAACGGCGGCTTCGGCATGTATCACGGCGCCAGAAAGGCCGGCCTCTTCGTGGTGCCTGCCAGCAGCGGCAACACGGCGCGCCAGATAAGGCTCATCAACAGCTTCCACGTCAAGTGCCTGACCGGCGTGGTCAGCTACACCATGCGCATCATGGAGGTCATGAACGAAATGGGCGTCACCATGCCTTCCCTGAAGGTGGGCATCTTCGGCGCGGAGACCTTTTCGGACAAGATGCGCGAAAAGATAGAGAAGGGCCTCAATATCGAAGCCTTTGACATCTACGGCATGACCGAGACCGGAGGCGTGGGCACCACAGGCATGGACTGCGCCGCTCACGACGGCATCCATATTTTTGAAGACCAGTATATCATCGAGATCATCGATCCGGAGACCGGCAAGGTGCTTCCGGACGGCCAGAGCGGCGAGGTGGTCTTTACCAGCCTGAACCGCAACTGCATCCCCATCATCCGCTTTAAGACCGGCGACATCAGCCGCATCATTTCCAGAGAGACCTGCGCCTGCGGCCGCACCCATGCCAGAATAGACCGCATCAAGGGCAGGATAGACGACATGCTCATAGTCAAGGGCGTCAACTTCTTCCCCAAGCAGGTGGAGCAGGCTCTGATGGAGATCCCCGGCGTGCTGTCCGACTATCGCATCATCATCTACGAGAACCACGGCATCAAGGACGTGCGCATAGAGGTGGAGGCCGAGGAAGGAGTCACCGGCTACACCGTGGAGAAAAAGCTCAAGGAAGTGCTGGGCTTCTCTCCCAAGGGCGACGTTTACAAGCCCGGCAGCCTGCCCAGAAGCGAAGGCAAGGCCAAGAGAGTCTTTTACCAGAACGAAAACGGCGAGCTTGTGTAG
- a CDS encoding AI-2E family transporter: MKAVTPRTIYGAVCLTLILLLLAKFAGAMSSVIISLALSAILAAALDAPVSWLERRRVSRSVGTFLCVVAALGLAVFAVRLVAPMVSSQAQALSDQCPRLVKQLDAKAEKYLKTIKVDPRHLDLAKLDIKPGAVAKGVAGSAAWVGQNALSALTGAFLVIVFTIYILIEPRPLIKGALHPWPADVRKKIRRCLIRIKKAISYWVVGLMLGSCCIFLLTWLGLSLIRMPNAFLFAVIAGLMNIIPTLGPILSAVPPVLIAIITNPVMILKVIVVYVVVQQCEGHLVTPLVMQKQLSIHPVVLLFSIFVMGTLFGVAGIFITAPVVASVGIIYDEFYAKEARRRAGKSSGG; this comes from the coding sequence ATGAAAGCCGTTACCCCCCGCACGATCTACGGAGCGGTGTGCCTCACCCTGATCCTGCTGCTTTTGGCAAAATTTGCGGGAGCCATGTCCTCCGTCATCATCAGTCTTGCGCTGTCTGCCATTCTGGCGGCGGCGCTGGACGCGCCCGTCAGCTGGCTGGAACGGCGCAGGGTCTCCCGCAGCGTGGGGACCTTTTTGTGCGTTGTGGCGGCGCTGGGGCTGGCGGTGTTTGCAGTCAGGCTGGTGGCCCCAATGGTCAGCAGCCAGGCCCAGGCCCTGTCGGACCAGTGCCCCCGCTTGGTGAAGCAGCTGGACGCCAAGGCCGAAAAGTATCTGAAGACCATCAAGGTGGATCCCAGACACCTGGATCTGGCCAAGCTGGACATCAAGCCCGGCGCCGTGGCCAAGGGCGTGGCCGGCAGCGCCGCCTGGGTGGGTCAGAACGCTCTGAGCGCTCTGACCGGGGCCTTTTTGGTGATAGTCTTTACCATATATATCCTCATAGAGCCCAGGCCTCTCATCAAAGGGGCGCTGCACCCGTGGCCTGCGGACGTCCGCAAAAAGATACGCCGGTGCCTCATCCGCATTAAGAAGGCCATTTCCTACTGGGTCGTGGGCCTTATGCTGGGCAGCTGCTGCATATTTTTGCTCACCTGGCTGGGGCTCTCCCTGATCAGGATGCCCAACGCCTTCCTGTTCGCCGTCATTGCCGGCCTGATGAACATCATCCCCACTCTGGGGCCCATCCTTTCGGCGGTGCCTCCCGTGCTCATAGCCATAATAACCAACCCGGTCATGATCCTGAAGGTCATAGTGGTCTACGTGGTGGTGCAGCAGTGCGAAGGGCACCTGGTGACCCCTCTGGTCATGCAGAAGCAGCTCTCCATACACCCGGTGGTGCTGCTCTTCTCCATATTCGTTATGGGCACCCTGTTCGGGGTGGCGGGCATATTCATCACCGCCCCCGTGGTGGCTTCCGTGGGCATCATCTACGACGAATTCTACGCCAAGGAGGCCCGGCGCCGGGCGGGGAAAAGCTCCGGCGGATAA
- a CDS encoding HD-GYP domain-containing protein: MMNYRRHLRSVPFTVLFAVVCAALVILGRTLPFGSTVRIGDMPFPYTDAFVMISYGLGGLGCGLLSFVILFAGEFMLAEGNPSIYASSVYLIIGLAFSAMSFNGWFADVKKTLSGIVLLSVLLALSWHFAFTVLAVDADTSNMLYGIPVPKLFLCALPQTVLAVLAVGGFFKYAPDKYKRIAGWADRDIFSAREGENRSVLARRITLLSLLGSVLLGAAAIFSACLFSAAGEGVPFSLGYFVSRWQFNLQLGLMMLCTSAPVAFLVNLYVMMRVAVPINEMSYLTEKYYEDGDELRPEEFSELRIRTGDEIEKLYRSMLKMQGDISSYIARLVEEERHSAHLTKEFMLALSKAVDAKDHYTSGHSQRVAEYSREIARRMGKSLGEQEDIYTMGLLHDIGKIGVPESIINKKGKLTDEEFQAVREHPVTGHEILKTVEEIPRLAVGARWHHERYDGRGYPDGLKDGEIPEEARIIGVADAYDAMTSNRSYRNVMPREKVREQIENGRGTQFDPRIADVMLTMMEEDKEFRMQE, translated from the coding sequence ATGATGAATTACCGGAGACATTTGAGATCCGTTCCCTTTACGGTCCTGTTTGCGGTTGTCTGCGCGGCGCTGGTCATTCTCGGGCGGACACTGCCCTTCGGAAGCACCGTGAGAATCGGGGACATGCCGTTTCCCTACACCGATGCCTTTGTCATGATCTCTTACGGGCTCGGAGGGCTGGGCTGCGGATTATTATCCTTTGTCATCCTTTTCGCCGGAGAATTTATGCTGGCGGAAGGAAACCCTTCCATATACGCCTCTTCCGTTTATCTGATAATCGGGCTGGCTTTCTCTGCCATGTCCTTCAACGGCTGGTTTGCGGACGTGAAGAAAACGCTTTCCGGCATTGTCCTGCTGTCCGTCCTGCTTGCGCTTTCCTGGCATTTTGCTTTTACCGTCCTGGCAGTCGATGCCGACACCTCGAATATGTTATACGGTATACCTGTCCCCAAGCTCTTTCTCTGCGCGCTGCCTCAGACCGTTCTGGCGGTCCTGGCTGTCGGCGGTTTTTTCAAATACGCGCCGGACAAATACAAGCGTATTGCCGGCTGGGCCGACCGGGACATATTCAGCGCCCGCGAAGGGGAGAACAGGTCTGTCCTGGCAAGGCGCATCACCTTATTGTCCCTGTTGGGGTCTGTACTGCTGGGCGCCGCCGCGATATTCAGCGCGTGTCTGTTCTCGGCCGCGGGTGAAGGGGTACCCTTCAGCCTCGGATATTTTGTTTCCAGATGGCAGTTTAACCTGCAGCTGGGACTGATGATGCTGTGCACCTCCGCGCCGGTTGCCTTCCTGGTAAATCTGTACGTCATGATGAGGGTCGCCGTTCCCATCAATGAAATGTCGTATTTGACGGAAAAATACTACGAGGATGGAGATGAGCTCCGTCCGGAGGAGTTCTCGGAGCTGCGGATCCGTACCGGCGACGAGATAGAAAAGCTCTATCGCAGTATGCTGAAAATGCAGGGAGATATATCCTCGTATATCGCCCGTCTCGTTGAAGAGGAACGCCATTCGGCGCACCTGACAAAGGAGTTCATGCTGGCTCTCTCCAAAGCCGTTGACGCCAAGGATCACTATACCAGCGGCCATTCGCAGCGGGTAGCGGAATACTCGAGAGAGATCGCAAGACGGATGGGCAAAAGCCTCGGGGAGCAGGAAGATATCTACACCATGGGGCTGCTGCATGACATCGGAAAGATCGGCGTTCCGGAGTCCATCATCAATAAGAAAGGGAAGCTGACCGATGAGGAGTTTCAGGCTGTCAGGGAGCATCCTGTGACGGGACATGAGATACTGAAGACCGTTGAGGAGATCCCCCGACTGGCTGTCGGAGCGCGCTGGCATCACGAAAGGTATGACGGACGCGGCTATCCGGACGGGCTGAAGGACGGCGAAATACCGGAGGAGGCGCGGATCATAGGCGTGGCCGATGCGTATGACGCTATGACCAGCAATCGAAGCTATCGCAACGTCATGCCCCGGGAAAAAGTGCGGGAACAGATAGAGAACGGCAGGGGGACGCAGTTTGACCCCCGCATCGCAGACGTGATGCTGACTATGATGGAAGAGGATAAGGAATTCCGGATGCAGGAGTAA
- a CDS encoding NPCBM/NEW2 domain-containing protein produces the protein MITKLIVCCAACLLLQSVVFAGEGGYSRYLADMLFPAGKPAEAARVRVVRDFSPGCTKFGSRCAGGPCQLGGKTYPRGIGANSPSEILVSPLKPVKRLTGLYGLDMSAFRSPGSCEFIVKAGEEELFRSPVIKGDGKAYPLDVDMKGVREFSLVITDGGDGPTSDHGDWAELKAEYEDGTEEYLSDIAGIPAAEPVPFSLEYGGRASGEFLAGWVYDCRDRELEDRTVRTAVWSDPATGLEIKAVVNIYRKTSGVDWTLYLTNRGGKNTPVIRSLRALDTRFYPAGADRTGAEYAAPDVPQQPDAAASSAPVLYRQEGSEGMVHFTHREFMPLTDLLEEGARIEFGTKDAYSSSGAFPFYSLSFGRYGIVTALGWTGQWDAFLENREGRVRSSAGMTKLNTYLEPGESIRSPRVLLTLWKGLPEDGWNYFRHTMLEYIVPRYRGEVIREPLFHMCSCFNETNSTTFENEKSYIDNIVRHSLPFEVYWLDAWWHKGGFPAGLGNYGYPLERAIALDRFPEGVKGISDYAHQNGLKVMCWFAPEQLAEGSLLVREHPDWVLPAGASSGCFNLGIGEALDFMSDYMNTCIREWNIDIWRTDIGYTLGGIREMEKETPDRVGILEIRQVEGLYELWDRITKANPGLFIDNCCGGGGRIDLETSARAIPVWRTDSGNFTAGSRNMKDMAIQNQDINANLNLYVPQNTGQTFGTEPYYIRSAFNGGFLFGEDNRGEDYDNKTLRTALQEVKRLQKYTLGDFYRLVFKGEAPDEWCAYQYHRPEEGDGAVFAFRRDDSPILAMELPLRGIDPDKKYSVTVYGESYKPARRLTVKGRDLARLKVEIPGAPASALIEYAVAQ, from the coding sequence ATGATCACAAAGCTTATTGTATGCTGCGCGGCGTGCCTTTTGCTGCAAAGCGTGGTGTTTGCAGGCGAGGGCGGGTATTCCCGCTATCTGGCCGATATGCTGTTTCCCGCCGGCAAGCCGGCGGAGGCGGCCCGCGTACGGGTCGTAAGGGATTTTTCGCCGGGCTGCACCAAGTTCGGCAGCCGCTGCGCGGGAGGCCCGTGCCAGCTGGGGGGCAAAACCTACCCGAGGGGCATCGGCGCCAATTCGCCTTCCGAGATACTGGTATCTCCCCTCAAGCCGGTGAAAAGGCTGACGGGCCTCTACGGCCTGGATATGAGCGCCTTCCGGTCTCCGGGCTCCTGCGAATTTATCGTAAAGGCCGGAGAGGAGGAGCTTTTCCGTTCGCCGGTGATAAAGGGCGACGGCAAGGCCTATCCTCTGGACGTGGATATGAAGGGCGTCCGGGAGTTTTCCCTGGTCATCACCGACGGGGGCGACGGCCCCACCAGCGACCACGGCGACTGGGCGGAGCTGAAGGCGGAGTATGAGGACGGGACGGAGGAATATCTCAGCGATATTGCCGGCATCCCGGCGGCCGAGCCGGTCCCCTTTTCCCTGGAATACGGCGGCCGGGCTTCCGGGGAGTTTCTTGCCGGCTGGGTCTATGACTGCCGGGACAGGGAGCTGGAGGACAGGACCGTGCGCACCGCCGTCTGGTCGGACCCGGCCACGGGGCTGGAGATAAAAGCGGTGGTGAATATATACCGGAAGACCTCCGGGGTGGACTGGACTCTTTACCTGACCAACAGGGGCGGCAAAAACACTCCCGTGATCCGTTCCCTGCGGGCTCTGGACACCCGGTTTTATCCTGCCGGGGCGGACAGGACCGGGGCGGAATATGCCGCTCCCGACGTGCCTCAGCAGCCCGACGCGGCCGCCTCGTCTGCTCCCGTATTATACAGGCAGGAGGGCTCCGAGGGCATGGTGCATTTTACCCACAGGGAGTTCATGCCTCTCACGGACCTTCTGGAGGAGGGCGCCAGAATTGAATTCGGCACCAAGGACGCCTATTCCTCCTCCGGCGCCTTCCCCTTTTACAGCCTGTCCTTCGGCCGTTACGGCATAGTCACCGCTCTGGGCTGGACCGGGCAGTGGGACGCCTTTCTGGAGAACCGGGAGGGCAGGGTCCGTTCCTCCGCGGGTATGACGAAGCTGAACACTTATCTCGAGCCCGGGGAAAGCATCAGGAGCCCCCGGGTGCTGCTCACCCTCTGGAAGGGGCTTCCCGAGGACGGCTGGAATTATTTCAGGCATACCATGCTGGAGTATATCGTGCCCCGGTACCGGGGGGAAGTGATCCGGGAGCCCCTGTTCCATATGTGCTCCTGCTTCAATGAGACCAACTCCACCACCTTTGAGAACGAAAAAAGCTATATAGACAATATCGTCAGGCACTCTCTGCCCTTTGAGGTCTACTGGCTGGACGCCTGGTGGCACAAGGGAGGCTTCCCCGCAGGTCTGGGCAACTACGGCTATCCTCTCGAAAGGGCCATAGCCCTGGACCGGTTCCCCGAGGGGGTCAAGGGCATCAGCGACTACGCCCACCAAAACGGCCTCAAAGTAATGTGCTGGTTTGCTCCGGAGCAGCTGGCGGAGGGCAGCCTGCTGGTCCGGGAGCATCCCGACTGGGTGCTGCCTGCCGGGGCTTCCTCCGGGTGTTTCAACCTGGGGATAGGCGAGGCCCTGGACTTCATGTCGGACTATATGAACACCTGCATCAGGGAATGGAATATCGATATCTGGCGCACGGATATCGGCTACACTCTGGGGGGCATCCGGGAAATGGAAAAGGAGACTCCCGACAGGGTGGGCATACTTGAGATCCGACAGGTGGAAGGCCTTTACGAGCTGTGGGACAGGATCACAAAGGCCAATCCGGGGCTCTTTATAGACAACTGCTGCGGCGGCGGAGGCAGGATAGACCTGGAGACCAGCGCCAGGGCCATTCCCGTGTGGCGCACTGACAGCGGCAACTTTACCGCAGGCTCCCGCAACATGAAGGATATGGCCATCCAGAATCAGGACATCAATGCCAACCTGAACCTCTACGTCCCCCAGAACACGGGGCAGACCTTCGGTACGGAGCCCTACTATATCCGTTCGGCCTTCAACGGAGGCTTCCTCTTCGGTGAGGACAACCGGGGGGAGGACTATGACAACAAGACCCTGCGGACGGCCCTGCAGGAAGTGAAAAGGCTCCAAAAATACACCCTGGGAGATTTTTACAGGCTGGTGTTCAAGGGCGAAGCCCCGGACGAATGGTGCGCGTATCAATACCACCGGCCCGAAGAAGGGGACGGAGCCGTGTTTGCCTTCCGCAGGGACGACTCGCCCATACTGGCCATGGAGCTGCCTCTGCGGGGCATAGACCCGGACAAAAAATACTCCGTAACGGTTTACGGCGAGAGCTACAAGCCGGCCCGCCGCCTGACCGTGAAGGGCAGGGACCTGGCCCGGCTGAAGGTGGAGATCCCCGGGGCGCCGGCTTCGGCGCTCATAGAATACGCAGTTGCTCAGTGA